Proteins co-encoded in one Arachis hypogaea cultivar Tifrunner chromosome 11, arahy.Tifrunner.gnm2.J5K5, whole genome shotgun sequence genomic window:
- the LOC112720330 gene encoding putative pentatricopeptide repeat-containing protein At1g17630, with protein sequence MLNAVSDCFFSRSSRFHRILLFKPLIYYHHFHTCVTHHYELLGYFDSLLQQSPTLQQVRQIHSQIFVADAHRSPFLASRLISLYSRFGLVSDARKVFSLVPFDELQNLLLWNSIIRANVTYGYYEFAVQLYVAMRKLGFLPDGFTLPLVIRACSNVGATGLCNIVHCHVLQMGFWNHLHVVNELLSMYGKLGKMEYACHLFDRMLVRSLVSWNTMVSGYALSCDPVGASRIFKRMELEGLQPNSVTWTSLLSSHARCGFYDKTLKLFKLMRTRGVEINAEALAVVLSVCADMVDVDRGSEIHGYVVKGGYEDYLFVKNALIGGYGKHEHLRDAHKVFFEMKARNLVSWNALISAYAESGLCDEAYALFLQMEKLDSYLLVRPNVISWSAVISGFASKGRCEESLELFRQMQLCRVIANCVTISSVLSVCSELAALNLGRELHGYAIRIQMDDNILVGNGLINMYMKCGGFKEGHLVFDNIKGRDIISWNSLIGGYGIHGLGERSLRTFDEMLEAGMKPDNISFVAVLSACSHAGLVAAGRGLFNRMASEFGIKPNVEHYACMVDLLGRAGLLQEASDIVRNMPIEPNDCVWGALLNSCRMHRDTDIAEETESNILTLKSEITGSFMLLSNIYAASGRWEDSARVRVSAKSKGLKKTPGQSWIEVRKKFYTFSAGSILHLRQDETYGILEELTRQMTSINKRYSCLNQQCIDDESELLLVTN encoded by the coding sequence ATGCTCAATGCTGTGTCTGATTGCTTCTTCTCTCGCTCCTCACGTTTCCATCGCATTCTTCTTTTCAAACCTTTAATATATTACCACCATTTCCATACTTGCGTCACCCACCACTATGAACTTCTCGGTTATTTCGATTCTCTTCTTCAGCAATCCCCTACTCTCCAACAAGTTCGCCAAATCCACTCCCAAATCTTCGTCGCGGATGCGCATCGTTCCCCCTTCTTGGCCTCCAGGCTCATATCCCTATATTCACGCTTTGGGCTTGTCTCGGATGCACGCAAAGTGTTCAGTTTGGTCCCTTTTGACGAACTCCAGAACCTTCTTCTATGGAATTCCATCATCAGAGCCAATGTCACTTATGGGTATTATGAATTTGCGGTTCAGCTTTATGTTGCCATGCGAAAGCTTGGATTTTTGCCCGATGGGTTTACTCTTCCTCTGGTAATTCGAGCGTGTTCCAATGTTGGTGCCACTGGTCTCTGCAATATTGTCCATTGTCATGTTTTGCAAATGGGTTTTTGGAATCATCTTCATGTGGTTAATGAACTTTTGAGCATGTATGGGAAGCTTGGGAAAATGGAATATGCGTGCCACCTGTTTGATAGAATGCTTGTGAGAAGCCTTGTCTCCTGGAATACCATGGTTTCAGGCTACGCTTTGAGTTGCGATCCTGTTGGTGCTTCTAGGATCTTTAAGAGGATGGAGTTGGAAGGTTTGCAACCTAACTCTGTGACATGGACTTCACTGTTGTCAAGCCATGCTAGATGTGGATTTTATGATAAAACCCTTAAGTTGTTTAAGTTGATGAGAACAAGGGGGGTTGAAATCAATGCTGAAGCATTAGCTGTGGTGTTATCTGTGTGTGCTGATATGGTTGATGTTGACAGGGGCAGTGAAATCCACGGGTATGTTGTTAAAGGTGGATATGAAGATTATTTGTTTGTAAAGAATGCACTGATAGGTGGTTATGGGAAGCATGAACATCTTAGGGATGCTCATAAAGTGTTTTTTGAGATGAAGGCCAGGAACCTAGTAAGCTGGAATGCTTTAATATCAGCTTATGCTGAATCAGGATTGTGTGATGAGGCCTATGCATTGTTTTTGCAGATGGAGAAATTGGATAGTTATTTGCTAGTGAGGCCTAATGTCATAAGTTGGAGTGCAGTAATATCTGGCTTTGCTTCTAAGGGCCGTTGTGAGGAGTCACTTGAACTTTTTAGGCAAATGCAGCTTTGCAGAGTAATCGCCAATTGTGTGACGATTTCCAGTGTTTTATCAGTTTGTTCAGAGTTAGCAGCATTGAATCTTGGCAGGGAGCTCCATGGTTATGCTATTAGGATTCAGATGGATGACAATATTTTGGTGGGAAATGGTCTGATTAACATGTATATGAAGTGTGGTGGTTTCAAGGAAGGGCATTTGGTATTTGATAATATTAAGGGTAGAGATATAATCTCATGGAATTCATTGATTGGTGGTTATGGAATCCATGGACTTGGCGAGAGATCATTAAGAACTTTTGATGAGATGCTTGAAGCTGGAATGAAGCCAGATAACATTTCTTTTGTTGCTGTTCTATCCGCTTGCAGCCATGCTGGATTAGTGGCTGCAGGTCGTGGCCTTTTCAATCGGATGGCCAGTGAATTTGGGATTAAACCTAATGTAGAGCACTATGCATGCATGGTTGATCTCCTTGGTCGCGCTGGACTTCTGCAAGAAGCAAGCGACATTGTTAGAAACATGCCAATTGAACCTAATGACTGCGTTTGGGGAGCTCTTCTAAACTCATGTAGAATGCACAGAGACACAGACATTGCAGAAGAAACAGAATCAAACATTCTGACCCTGAAGTCAGAAATAACTGGCAGCTTCATGCTGCTTTCCAATATTTATGCTGCAAGTGGAAGATGGGAGGATTCAGCAAGGGTTAGGGTCTCAGCAAAAtcaaaagggttaaagaaaacacctggACAGAGTTGGATTGAGGTGAGAAAGAAATTTTATACATTCTCAGCAGGAAGCATATTGCATTTGAGGCAAGATGAAACTTATGGGATCCTTGAGGAATTGACACGTCAAATGACAAGTATAAATAAACGATATAGCTGCCTTAATCAGCAATGTATTGACGACGAATCAGAGCTCTTGCTTGTTACAAACTAA
- the LOC112720328 gene encoding LOW QUALITY PROTEIN: uncharacterized protein (The sequence of the model RefSeq protein was modified relative to this genomic sequence to represent the inferred CDS: inserted 1 base in 1 codon) codes for MEESSEGTETSKIRNICILAHVDHGKTTLADHLIAAAGGALLHPKLAGRVRFMDYLDEEQRRAITMKSSSICLRYGDHSINLIDSPGHMDFCSEVSTAARLSDGALLLVDAVEGVHIQTHAVLRQCWIERLSPCLVLNKIDRLITELKLTPSEAYVRLLRIVQEVNGIVSAFRSEKYLSDVDSLLATSGMNPNEIENEEADDEADEFQPQKGNVIFACALDGWGFGINKFAEIYASKLGASVNALLKALWXPWHFNPKTKMIAKKKVGGGGDSGKGNAKPMFVQFVLEPLWQVYEGALKGGDEGKGVVEKVVRSFNLSVPARELQNKDPKAVLQAVISRWLPLADAVLSMVVRCMPDPAAAQTYRISRLMPKVEVVNEVGVDRSVLEETERVRKSVEVCDLREDAPCVAFVSKMFAVPVKMLPPLRGENGNSYGGEGESESDECFLAFARIFSGVLHAGQRVFVLSALYDPLKRESMQKHVQEAELQTLYLMMGQGLKVVTSAKAGNVVAIRGLGQHILKSATLSSSMNCWPFSSLAFQVAPTLRVAIEPSDPADVGALLKGLRLLNRADPFVEVTVSARGEHVLSAAGEVHLERCIKDLKERFAKVSLEVSPPLVSYKETIEGEASKMLESLKAFTKSTDYVEKTTPNGRCVVRVRVIKLLPSLTKVLDESPDLVGDVIGIKSAQTIKTLDCQRPNVTENDNLAEVLRKRIVDAVESDVLSWNEIDNDHAERCKLEWLKLLRRIWALGPRQIGPNILLTPNIKAEGTDNSVLVRGCSHVSDKLGFVPDSSDGNSVAETSSNASQALYKEAERLESSVVSGFELATAAGPLCDEPMWGLAFLVEAWISPLIEQKDESETHLQSEQYGIFAGQVIATVKDACRAAVLQNKPRLVEAMYFCELNTPTECLGPMYAVLNRRRARVLKEEMQEGSPFFTVHAYVPVSESFGFADELRKGTSGAASALLVLSHWEALPEDPFFVPRTEEEIEEFGDGSSVLPNTARKLINTVRRRKGLPVEEKVVQHGTKQRTLARKV; via the exons ATGGAAGAAAGTTCTGAAGGAACAGAGACCAGCAAAATCCGTAACATATGCATCCTTGCCCACGTGGACCACGGCAAGACCACCCTCGCCGACCACCTCATCGCTGCTGCAGGTGGCGCCCTCCTCCATCCAAAACTCGCCGGAAGAGTCCGCTTCATGGACTACCTCGACGAGGAGCAGCGCCGCGCCATCACCATGAAGTCCTCCTCAATCTGCCTCCGTTACGGCGACCACTCCATCAACCTCATCGACTCCCCCGGCCACATGGACTTCTGCAGCGAGGTTTCCACCGCCGCGCGCCTCAGCGACGGCGCACTCCTCCTCGTCGACGCCGTCGAAGGCGTCCACATCCAAACCCACGCCGTCCTCCGCCAGTGCTGGATCGAGCGCCTCTCCCCTTGCCTCGTCCTCAACAAGATCGACCGCCTCATCACGGAGCTTAAACTCACGCCGTCCGAGGCTTACGTCCGCTTATTGCGCATCGTTCAAGAAGTTAACGGCATCGTTAGCGCATTCCGTTCCGAGAAGTACCTATCTGACGTGGATTCCCTTCTTGCCACGTCAGGTATGAACCCTAACGAGATTGAGAATGAGGAAGCAGATGATGAAGCTGACGAGTTTCAACCGCAGAAAGGGAATGTGATATTCGCTTGCGCTTTAGACGGTTGGGGATTTGGAATCAATAAATTCGCTGAGATTTATGCTTCCAAGCTTGGTGCTAGTGTAAATGCGTTGTTGAAGGCTCTAT GGCCTTGGCATTTTAATCCGAAGACGAAGATGATTGCTAAGAAGAAAGTTGGTGGTGGTGGAGACAGTGGTAAGGGTAATGCGAAACCGATGTTTGTTCAGTTTGTGTTGGAACCACTGTGGCAGGTTTATGAGGGTGCGCTTAAGGGTGGTGATGAGGGTAAGGGTGTGGTTGAGAAGGTTGTTAGGTCCTTTAATTTGTCGGTGCCGGCGAGGGAGCTTCAGAATAAGGATCCCAAGGCTGTGCTTCAGGCGGTTATCAGCAGGTGGCTGCCGCTCGCGGATGCTGTGTTGTCGATGGTGGTTAGGTGTATGCCGGACCCTGCTGCAGCACAGACATACCGGATATCGCGATTGATGCCGAAGGTTGAGGTGGTTAATGAGGTTGGAGTTGATAGGAGTGTTTTGGAGGAAACAGAGCGTGTGAGGAAGTCTGTGGAGGTTTGTGATTTGAGGGAGGATGCTCCTTGTGTTGCTTTTGTGTCCAAGATGTTTGCGGTGCCGGTTAAAATGCTTCCTCCCCTGAGAGGGGAGAATGGGAATAGTTATGGCGGCGAAGGAGAAAGCGAGTCGGACGAGTGTTTCTTGGCATTTGCTAGGATATTTAGTGGGGTTTTGCATGCTGGTCAGAGAGTTTTCGTTCTCTCTGCTTTGTATGATCCATTGAAAAGGGAATCAATGCAGAAACATGTGCAGGAAGCTGAATTGCAGACCTTGTATTTGATGATGGGCCAGGGATTGAAAGTAGTGACATCTGCCAAAGCAGGAAATGTTGTTGCCATTCGGGGCCTCGGCCAGCATATCCTGAAATCCGCTACTCTCAGTTCTAGCATGAATTGTTGGCCGTTTTCAAGTCTCGCATTCCAAGTTGCCCCGACCCTGAGAGTTGCAATTGAGCCGTCTGATCCAGCGGATGTGGGTGCACTGCTGAAAGGATTGAGGCTTTTGAATCGAGCAGATCCGTTTGTCGAGGTTACTGTTTCTGCAAGAGGAGAACATGTGCTCTCTGCCGCCGGGGAAGTTCACCTGGAGAGATGCATAAAGGATTTGAAGGAGAGGTTTGCAAAAGTAAGTTTGGAAGTATCACCGCCTCTTGTGTCCTACAAAGAGACCATTGAGGGAGAGGCATCCAAGATGCTGGAAAGTTTAAAAGCTTTTACTAAGAGCACAGATTATGTTGAGAAAACAACACCAAATGGTAGATGTGTTGTCCGTGTGCGTGTGATAAAACTTTTGCCTTCTCTTACAAAGGTGCTTGATGAAAGTCCTGATTTAGTTGGTGATGTTATTGGAATTAAGTCAGCGCAGACGATAAAAACATTGGATTGCCAGAGACCAAATGTTACTGAGAATGATAATCTGGCTGAGGTTCTAAGAAAACGCATTGTAGATGCAGTGGAGAGTGATGTGTTGAGCTGGAATGAGATTGATAATGATCATGCTGAGAGATGTAAATTGGAGTGGCTAAAACTTTTGAGGAGGATATGGGCTCTAGGACCTAGACAGATTGGTCCGAACATTCTCTTAACTCCTAATATTAAAGCAGAGGGTACCGATAACTCTGTTCTAGTACGGGGTTGTTCTCATGTGTCTGATAAGTTGGGCTTTGTGCCCGATTCTAGTGATGGAAATTCAGTTGCTGAGACATCTTCAAATGCAAGTCAAGCTTTGTACAAAGAAGCCGAGCGCCTTGAGAGTAGTGTTGTATCCGGATTCGAACTGGCCACTGCCGCTGGACCCTTATGTGATGAACCTATGTGGGGTTTGGCATTTCTTGTTGAGGCGTGGATATCTCCGCTTATTGAACAGAAGGATGAATCTGAAACACATCTACAATCAGAACAGTATGGGATCTTTGCAGGGCAGGTAATTGCCACTGTCAAGGATGCATGTAGAGCAGCCGTGCTTCAGAATAAACCCCGGCTTGTGGAAGCAATGTACTTCTGTGAATTGAATACACCTACTGAATGTTTGGGTCCAATGTATGCTGTACTTAACCGAAGACGGGCCCGAGTTCTGAAAGAAGAGATGCAGGAAGGTTCCCCTTTCTTCACTGTGCATGCGTATGTTCCAGTTTCTGAGAGCTTTGGTTTTGCGGATGAGCTCCGCAAAGGGACTTCCGGTGCTGCAAGTGCGCTTCTTGTCCTTAGTCACTGGGAAGCACTTCCAGAGGATCCTTTCTTTGTACCCAGAACGGAAGAGGAAATTGAAGAGTTTGGAGATGGTTCTAGTGTTCTGCCAAATACAGCTAGAAAGTTAATTAACACAGTCAGACGGCGCAAGGGCCTTCCTGTGGAGGAAAAGGTTGTACAACATGGAACCAAGCAGAGGACGTTGGCTCGTAAAGTCTAA